Proteins found in one Acinetobacter sp. XH1741 genomic segment:
- a CDS encoding Lrp/AsnC family transcriptional regulator — translation MDTIDQIILGLLKDNARMSVTELAEKVHVSRATIKKRMEYLESSGIITGYTVRFKPNAERNVIRAWMSIMVEGTKAQSVIKELRLESAVECLHKTNGKWDLLVELRSDTLENFDKVLERIRNISGIYNTETSILLASHKT, via the coding sequence ATGGACACTATTGATCAAATTATTTTAGGTTTACTTAAAGATAATGCACGGATGTCTGTAACCGAGTTAGCCGAAAAAGTTCACGTCTCAAGAGCAACCATTAAAAAGAGAATGGAGTATCTTGAGTCTTCGGGCATCATTACCGGATATACGGTTCGTTTTAAACCCAATGCAGAACGCAATGTCATCCGTGCATGGATGAGTATTATGGTCGAAGGCACCAAAGCACAATCTGTGATTAAAGAATTACGTCTAGAAAGTGCAGTTGAATGCTTGCATAAAACCAATGGCAAATGGGATCTTTTAGTCGAACTGCGCTCCGACACATTAGAAAACTTTGATAAAGTTTTAGAAAGAATTAGGAATATTTCAGGTATTTATAACACTGAAACCAGCATCTTGCTTGCCAGTCATAAAACCTGA